Genomic window (Candidatus Nitrosocosmicus franklandus):
TTTATGAACTTGGTCGAAATATACTTTTCTCTTATTATGTTTTCGTCTTAACATTTCGTGACATATTACATGAGATATTTTCGCACAATTATTATCAGCAAAGTATCTCTCGTTCTTAAAATCTGAAGAAAAAACCTTGGGTCTAAACCAGGTGATAAGACCAAAATTCTCGCCATGATAACCCTCCAAACGACAATCTGTCCACAGAGGTTTAAAATATGCAAGATAAAAATGAAATATAGAATATCCTCTTTCTTTATGGTCCCTTAAGAGATAAGCGAGGTTAATACGGTCAAACAATTTCCCTGAGACAACTGGCAATATATCTGCTTCTACAGACAAGTCCTCGTTGAATTCTCGCTTGATCCACCATTTGAAAAAACGCGCCATGGATGAAACATAGCTCCAATCCTCCTCGTAGCGCTTCTTCCATTCATCATTTTTTGATACATATATAAAAAATAACTTATCTTGCAACATAAGCTACACTGCAAACATCAATAAAATTTTTGACTCTTCAACAATACGTAATACAAAAAGTTCATAATTTAGAAGCAATATAGACAAATCAAATGTCATTTAGAAAATTAGGTGCTGTGATACTTTTAGTTTCAGACATGCGCAGATCAATTCAGTTTTATAAAGAAATCCTTAATCTACCTATTAAAAAGGAATCAGAAGAATGGACAGAATTTTTCAATAAGGAAACAGTATTGGCTCTGCATCCAGTAAAACACAAGAAGGAGAATCTGAAATCCGGTCAACACATTTTAATTGGATTTACTGCGAATGATTTTGATCACACAATAAATACTTTGAGAGAGAAAGGAGTTGTCTTTTTTAAGAATGCCAAAGAGGAAAGTTTTGGAAAACATGCAATAATTGAAGATCCAGACGGTCATCTAATTTCAATTGTAAAGCTAAAAAGCAATCAAAATGAAGAAGATGGATTTGATTTTCTTGGTTTAATAGGTGCGGAATAATTAGTATATCAAACTAAAAAAGATACATGCTGAGACAATATCTTAAAAGCATATATCTTTACTAATATAATAAACGTTCAGGATGCTAGTGTTACAGAAATCAAGGCACAATGTACAAAGCCAAATATCTGTTTAGATTAAAGAACATTTAACAACCCCATGGAATAATTTAAGCAATTATTTTACCAGGATTTAATATATTCAATGGATCAAATGCTTTCTTAACGTAGGTAAAATAGGAGAGAATAAAATCATTATATACATTCCTTATATAAGGAGCTCTAGATATACCATCTCCATGTTCTGCAGTAATTGTACCTCTGTATTCTTGTACTTTTTTAAATATCAAATTAGTGATATCCTCTAAGATCTTCATTTGTTTAGAATCTAATTGACCATCAGATTCGTTAGAATCGATTATTATTGGACGCGTATGAAGATTGCCGTTGCCCAAATGACCATAAATGACATATGGCAAATCATACTTTTTGTATAGAGCCAACATATAGACAATATAATCGTAAAGATGTTCAATCGAAACAGCAGTATCTTCAAAGATGGTAAATGGTTTTCTATTGCCTACAGTGTATCTGATGGCCATGTTTAGGGCATTTCTTCTTGAGTTCCATAAATTAGTTATGGAATTTAAATCATGAGCTTGTTCTAACACTTTGCCTTCTGGATAAATGGCATTTCTAAGTAAGCTTGTTATTGTATTAATCTCTTCGTTATACGAGTAAAAATACTCGATAAACAAAAGGCATCCATCTTTGTTCTTGGTAACATATTTAATGGATGAATCCATTACCGGAGTATCCAAAAGCTCCAAAGCAACGGGAGAGGTAGAGAGTATCTTTCTAGAGTACATACATGCTTTCTGTACGCTAGAAAAATAAACTATGAATAGAGATCTAAAGATCGGTAAATCCAGAATCTTTAGTTTTAGAGAATTGACAATAGCCAGAGTACCTTCAGATGCAGCAAAAATTCTTTGAGGACTGTAAGTGGGAGTAAAGACGGAATCAAGTCTATATCCACACGAATTTTTACTTACGTTTGGATATGCAGAAGTTATCTCATAATGAGCTGGAATCAAAGGTAGTAAAAGCTTCCTTAGTCTATCGTCACAAACGCCGTCCTTAGCAAAACCTCTACTTCCATCATAATAATTAAAATCAACTTGTTGTAAATATTTTAAAATACTACCATATCCCAATCCGTATGGCCCTGATGAATTGTTCGAAACCATTCCTCCAATAGTACAATAATTACTACTTGCAGGATTTGGAGGCAAAAACTTGTTATGTTTTCGTAGCTCTTTATCAAGTATTCCCTTAACTACACCAGGTTGAACACTTACAAAATTGGATTGTAAATCTATACCAAGGATTTTATTCATATACCTGGTAAAATCCAGTATCAGACCATTTGAAAGGGTTTGACCAAGCAGGCTTGTGCCAGCACCTCTACAAGAAATCGACAATCCATTTCTAATAGCAGAGTTCAAGGATATTTTGATATCATCCTCGTCTTTGGGAAAGCATACTAGTTCGGGATAAATTTGATGATTGCTTGAATCGACAGAATAATAATCTTTAATCCACGTTTCATTAG
Coding sequences:
- a CDS encoding VOC family protein encodes the protein MSFRKLGAVILLVSDMRRSIQFYKEILNLPIKKESEEWTEFFNKETVLALHPVKHKKENLKSGQHILIGFTANDFDHTINTLREKGVVFFKNAKEESFGKHAIIEDPDGHLISIVKLKSNQNEEDGFDFLGLIGAE
- a CDS encoding FAD-binding oxidoreductase is translated as MDILDEFKFSFKGDVSNETWIKDYYSVDSSNHQIYPELVCFPKDEDDIKISLNSAIRNGLSISCRGAGTSLLGQTLSNGLILDFTRYMNKILGIDLQSNFVSVQPGVVKGILDKELRKHNKFLPPNPASSNYCTIGGMVSNNSSGPYGLGYGSILKYLQQVDFNYYDGSRGFAKDGVCDDRLRKLLLPLIPAHYEITSAYPNVSKNSCGYRLDSVFTPTYSPQRIFAASEGTLAIVNSLKLKILDLPIFRSLFIVYFSSVQKACMYSRKILSTSPVALELLDTPVMDSSIKYVTKNKDGCLLFIEYFYSYNEEINTITSLLRNAIYPEGKVLEQAHDLNSITNLWNSRRNALNMAIRYTVGNRKPFTIFEDTAVSIEHLYDYIVYMLALYKKYDLPYVIYGHLGNGNLHTRPIIIDSNESDGQLDSKQMKILEDITNLIFKKVQEYRGTITAEHGDGISRAPYIRNVYNDFILSYFTYVKKAFDPLNILNPGKIIA